A stretch of DNA from Peromyscus eremicus chromosome 18, PerEre_H2_v1, whole genome shotgun sequence:
caaaagggctttttataacaatgccaaggagcaGGGCAAAAGACcgccttgctagatcaaagcataccacacagccaagtgcagacccttccacacacctggtaaccacacatgaGGTCAAGTCATCCCCTTATGAAGCCCTGATGGGTAAagaaagctcagatctcactaggaaacctctgtgggtcttcACACTCAGGACCAGAGGGAGAAGGCACAGTAACCAGTGCCACAAACTCTGAGACATAGCTTTTtatcagcagacttggcaagCGAAGAATTGGCAGGCTTTCTTAGCTTGTGTTAGTAGCCTTGGTGGATACCTGCAACTCTGACCTTGTGCATACtctaaagttttaaacttataaTCTATATACAAaggcctttagtctagtttgaacttgctctgaggtaaaaatgagctaaatgtgtgcagtttgtgttagactgaggagaaattattttctgtgttagtctgagcaaaaggaacaaagcaggctttaaGTGTCTACAGTATCATGAGAAAATGGATGTGactatgaagcatatcctagtatattttctatatatcaaaattatacagctaatatggagcccccatgggactagactaggccctctggatacagaagacggttgtttggctcaaactgtttggggggcacccaggcagaaggatcgggatctgtccctggtctatggacaGGCATCTGGAACCCAATGCCTGTGGTgtaacaccttgcacagccttggggcagtgggaaggggcttagatgtgcctaggctcagtgtgctgggctctgctgactccctatgggagacctcgatttggtggatgtggggatgtgaggtggcttgggaaagagggctgggggtgagaggaaggagaagggggatctgtggatagtatgtggagtgagtagaaaatttcttaataaagaaaaatgaaagaaaaaaattatacagctaaatgaaaagtcatcttcctgaccacccacagatatatgtgcccataagattgagatgtaatcatgaacttacatatatacattacatgAAGATGCATGGTAATAGGGAGATATCATAGTGTAATTGCATAAGAAGTttacaagaaacagccaattcattcaaaggCAGTGATTCCAAAATGCCTTGCATGAGGGTTTCTCcaccagaacccttggttctgataggttgaccttttgAATGCTAGTTGTCACCGGCTGTATATTCCCATggccttttgctaccagcagctttCAATATGATGTTTTAAGTAGTGTTGAGACCTTGAGAGACTAAagtgacttttgaagttggactaaatgcattttgcatcacAATATGGCCACAGGCTTATGGGTAACAGGGAGTAGACTGTGGTAGTTTGCATGATATGCTCCATACTATTGGGCATTTGAGTATTTGCTTCCCTGTTGATTCACTGTTTATGTAATATAGGAAGTAtgggcttgctggaggaagtgtgttactggaggcaggttttgagatttcaaattCCATGAGCTGTTCCTTTCTGCATCTTGTTTCTGGTTTAAAATGTGTGTCCTCAGCTTGGTACTTTGCCATGCTTCCCCACTCTGATGGTGATGAACTCGTATCCCTCTAGAaacatgagcccaaataaacgcTTCTTTCTTTAAGTTAGttaccttgatcatggtgttttatcacagcaatagaaaataactAAGATAGCTTCCCCACCCTCCACACGATAATGTTGACTGAGTGATCTTGTACAAGTCTTGTGCAGACATAGTACAGGCCAACTCAGATGTTGTGAGTTCAGGAATGCAATGGTTCTATCTTGCCGAAAAGACATCTTTTCAGTCTAATCTTTCCTGACCGAGTTCTGGGTTCATGAATTAACCACAAAGAAACTAATCTCATGAAATTGTGAGTAGTTCTCATCTGGTGGTAGAGAGATACAAATTTATAAGGCAGTTtaatgtccatttagcagaatagcaGGGCCTATGAGCTCTGCACCCATGGGCTCTTGGTTAGATTTACAGCATGAGACATGCACTTACTTCTGTGGAGTGGCCCATAAATCCATTAAGAAAGTGCTTGTTTATCCCCAGaccattcatgccactattgcgtCTATGATCATATCTTGCAACATTGATCATTGTTGTAGTTCACATGGTTTAcagctttttaaaactttttatgacTTTTCCCAAGCATAGTACCTTCTAGTACAATGAAAGCTAGTTTAACttctcattttattaattttttattgaaaatagatatttttcatacaatatatttaaattatagttttccctcccccaactcttctcaGATCCTCCCTACTTCCTCACCAACCCTAATCTACACCCTTTTTCTCTTTCGTTAGCATACAAACAtgcatctaaaaaaataaataataataaaaatataagataaaataaaaacaaacaaaccagaatatgacaaaacaaacaagcaaatagaacaaaaagctaaaaataaaaaaccacaagaaacacatatagatggagggagacacatgttcacacgtagagaaatgtttaacattcctggttcccctAGTACTTatctgtagcatgagtcttaaaagttcttattaataaaatcaaacctgaggccagttattggggtcaatgctggtagatcagagagatagaacaagccacagctatctcaccttgccagttcctcagctgctcctgtttcctcagactgaaagcctctgagtcctcatccagaatgaatctcagctttactgtgttgctccaaagcctgaaagcttaaccagccaaatgcttaaccaggccaaatgctcaaccagccaaatgcttctagtttctggtcctcaacgccttataaacctttctgctttctaccaccactccctgggattaaaggctgctttctgggattaaaggcgtgagtcaccatgcctggctgtttccaatgcggccttgaactcagagatccagagggatttctgtctctggaatgctaggattaaaggtgtgtgctaccactgcctaacctctatgtttaatattgtggcttttctgttctctgaccccagataagtttattaggatacacaatattttggggaacacaataccaccacacttatctgtgagtacaaggacctCTATAGGGTCTACCTGGTAGTGTAGACAGTGTGAGATCCCAGGAAAGACTATGGACCTAATGATCCTTGATGGGAACCTATTTTCTTATTACTTATTTcatattacttattttttctaTGGGGCCTGGGTATCTGGAATTAAGTTATTGATTGTGTCTTTTGATAAGCCAAATCAACTGTACTCCCAAGATGAAGCAGCAAACTGGGAACTTTCAGAAACTTCAAAGGTATTGAACCTGAAGAGAGCAGGTCTATCACCAGAACCACATGAGCAGCTAGAGAGAGGCCAGAGGCTATCTAGTGGTCTGGGCAGTTTGGATAAGTCCCAAGGGGGTAGGGCAGGGTAAAGTAAGCCTCTTATCGACCACACATACAGCTGCAGATAGTTCCAAGGTAGAGTAGTGGGCTGAGTAGCTTGGGTAGGTTCCCCAGGGGCAATAGCTGTGGGAAGCAGTTCTCTCACTGGGGTGAGCTATGTGGACAGGGTGCACAGAAAATATCCTGAGTCAAAGAGGGGGTGcatagaaaatatcctgagtcaAAGAGGGCTAGAGCTAAGAGTAAAGCCATGTCTGGCCTCTTTCTAGGAGCCAACTGTGAGAGCTGGGTACTGCCTAGAAAATCAACAGTATGATAAGCATGGAGTCCTGGTGAAGAAAAATGGGGTCATGCACAGCCTAGGGAAAAGAAACGAGAGGACCCTAACCAGAAGTACATCATGGTCAGCACCAGATCTGGGAAAGGCAAGCAGAATCATCCTCAGCctagggaggagaaaagagaggctcCTACCAGTCTTTGAAGGATCACTGAAAGACAGGCTAGTTCTCAGTGGCCTAGGTAGGAGAATAAAGAGGGACCAACCTGATACTGTGGGTAGTGTGGGATCCCAGAAAATACGGGTGGGGTCTTAGGTAGATGAGGGAGAAAAAGGTGAGGACCCTACCTGAAAGCATGGTTAGTTAGCATGGTATAGTAATTTGAACAAGAAATGTCCAAAGGATTGGGTATTTAAACATGGGTTCTCTAGTTGGTAGCACTGTCTGGAAGGTTTTGGAGGTGCAGCCTtactagaggaagtatgtcactgtgggcagGTTTTGAGAGTATATGGCTTTGTCCTTCTTCCAGTTTGTACCCTGCTTCATGCATCTGGTAGaatatgtgagctctcagctaacTGCTTAGGCCAcaatgcctgcctgctgtcatgcctcCCAGCCATGCTGTACTCTTTACCATCTGGAACTAAGttactttgggtcatggtgttttatgacagcaacaagaaaagaaattaatatgcATCAGTCTGAGGAAGGATACACAAGATGTAGGGAGGTccgaggagaggaaagaagaatcTCTAAAGAGGTCAATATGGAGTCCTGTTAAGAGTAGATCTTAGAAGTCTAAAGGGGAGAAAGATGATGACTCTACCTGGGAAAGAAGCACAGTAGGTACACAATCCTAGGAAAGTAAGATGGGATCTTGAGTATACCCTAGGGAGGTTAGGAGATAGGGTCCTATCCAGTAACATTGTCTGCACAAAGCTCTGGGGATGCCAGGTCTAGTCTTGGGCAGCCtagggagcagaaaggaaagtcactttgtcaCTTTGATGTTTTCCCAGGTAGAGGTAGCTATCTATAATGGCTTCCATTTAAACATTCTGATCTCAATAACACTCACTCTATAGGTCATGGAACGGAATGTGGTGATTCTTTCAACTTTTGAGTATAGCTATCCCAGTTATGTATTCTAGGACTTGGAAAATAATCACAAGATGAGTTTGGGTACCCACTGCACTATCTGTATTTTGGTCCTTGGATTAAAAATCCAAATAGATCACCTGAGCTTCATAAGCACATACTTTAACTGGAAGGCCACAAGGCTGTCTGTGGTCTCCAAGAATCAATGtcactccagagacagaaatgagCCCTGAAGAGCCTGATTGCTCCCTTTTTCCCAGTATACAGTTACCTAGTAAATGTCTATTAAGAAAGATGGGAGagcaattaatataaaaatacaagggAAAGTGACATGACCTGGACAGCTTACTATTGACTGATGGGAGAAGGATAATTAGGATTTTCCCAGGGATGCTCCAATATTGGTGGTCCAATGTAGTTGGTGGTCCAATGCAGATAGATCAGccttgaacacatacacacatatacacataaacaacaaaaatggatccatcaggatatatatatatatatatatatatatatatatatatacacacataaacacatatatgtaacaaataTAACCAAAGAAAATGAGGCTAAAACTTAAGAGCGGTCATTGGAGTGGTtagagagagaataagtaggagtaGCTGGAAGGAAGAAGGTAAGGAGAAGTGATATAGTTCTATTTCAGttaaaaacattaagaaatatTATGCTACATGTGCAGTCAAATATCCTAGTTACTGCAAATTTGCAATGGAGTGGGcatggagagattgctcagtggttaagaatgcttgatGCACAATCAGGAAAAGAGAGATTGACTATAAGTAGTAACATAAAATCTGAGCATAATTCCATAAATGCATATAACCTAAGAACTGAAGAGTACATTAACAAGTGGGTCATTGAAGCTTGTTGATGGCAAGCCTAgctgaactccaggttcagtgagagactctgcctcaaaggtaCAAGGCAAGAGTAATAAGGGGACACCCAgaactgtcctctggcctccatacacacaggaatgcacactcacacacaggaatgcacactcacacacatgtacacaaactcCCAAACACGCACACCACCCCAAATAGATACACAAAAATGAATAGCCATAATAGAAGGCACACAAAATCTaaagaaatataatataatacacatTTGTATCAAGGTTAGAAAAGATAGATTGAGAAACTGTGCCcaatgaaatggaaaagaaaataataacaaataaataacaggTGTAAATGCATTTTACCATTAACATCGTATTTTTGTTGACAGAGACAGCAACAAAAAAACAAGTTTTTATTCCACAATATTGGTATCTATCAAATGTTCTATAACATTTTACACTGATCCCCAACTCTTTTAGGGTGTAATGTTTCAATGCAGATGAAATGCTAAACAATACCTACACAggcttaaaagaaaacataacatAGTAActttcaaattaaaaagaaacttgagggactagagagatggctcagggtttaaaAGCTCTTGCTGTCTTTTCCAAGGACACTGGTGCAattccaagtacccacatggtggccacAACCATCTGCAAATCTACTTCCAAGGGacccaatgacctcttctggtctctgtgggaacTAGGCTTGCAAAAGGTACACaggtatacatacaggcaaaatacccatacacacaaaatacttTGTTAGAAAGCTGAAACCAATGAGCTCATAATATAAAGTTTCATTCCTCTTATTTTGAAGAGGTATAATGACATTTGTGTTAACAAGTACTTTTATTTGTTTCCATAAAACATTACTTTATTAATCAAATCTTTGAAGGCTTGTTTTACTTGTTGATTTCTCAATGTGTAAATAAAAGGGTTCAACATGGGAGCAATTGAAGTATTGAGAAGAGCCACACCTTTGGTCAGTGATGCCCTTTCATTGGCAGAAGGTTTGACATACATGAAAATGCAGCTTCCATAAGAGATGGAGATGACAATCATGTGAGAGGAACAGGTGGAGAAAGCCTTTTTCCTCTGACTGGCAGATGGGAACCTCAGAATAGTGCTGATGATGAAGATGTACGACAGAATCACTAGTGCCAGTGTGAACAGCAGAGTTATAAAGGCAAAATAAAAGCCAATTGTCTCTAAAAACCATGTATCTGAGCATGACAGTTGTAAAATGGGGAAGTAGTCACAGCAGAAATGATCAATGACATTCGAACCACAAAAATCTAACTTGAGGAATAACATAAGCAATGGGAAGATGGTCAGAAATCCTCCCAGCCATGCTGTGAGAACAAGAAGGGTGCAAACTTTCTGATTCATGATGATGGTGTAATGCAGTGGTTTGCAGATG
This window harbors:
- the LOC131895076 gene encoding olfactory receptor 6C3-like, coding for MRNYSMITEFVLLGISDSPELQVVIFFFLFIAYILSVCGNLSIITLTLLHAQLKTPMYFFLRNFSFLEIIFTSVSIPRFLESIITKVKTISYNNCLTQLFFFISMGVSEFFLLTAMSYDRYVAICKPLHYTIIMNQKVCTLLVLTAWLGGFLTIFPLLMLFLKLDFCGSNVIDHFCCDYFPILQLSCSDTWFLETIGFYFAFITLLFTLALVILSYIFIISTILRFPSASQRKKAFSTCSSHMIVISISYGSCIFMYVKPSANERASLTKGVALLNTSIAPMLNPFIYTLRNQQVKQAFKDLINKVMFYGNK